One window from the genome of Musa acuminata AAA Group cultivar baxijiao chromosome BXJ1-4, Cavendish_Baxijiao_AAA, whole genome shotgun sequence encodes:
- the LOC103981457 gene encoding putative RING-H2 finger protein ATL69 codes for MLFSFDHKKSSLEFFSLLFRETMPRCCQCSPSSPNSMSGSGVNGSSFLPPDDNSNGRPAGLAYGLPASVGILMVITAALLASYLCTRARTTAANRRSGDVAATPTDLEAGIDEATLTSYPKVTYSQAKLEEKGTTTAACCSICLSDYEDADVLRLLPDCGHLFHLDCVDPWLRAHRSCPNCRSSPAPSSMPTPLSEVVPLARARQSQ; via the coding sequence ATGTTGTTTTCCTTTGACCACAAGAAATCTAGCTTGGAGTTTTTTAGCCTACTTTTTCGCGAGACGATGCCGCGGTGTTGCCAGTGTTCCCCTTCTTCACCAAACTCGATGAGTGGCAGCGGCGTCAACGGCTCGAGCTTCCTCCCGCCCGATGACAACTCCAACGGGCGGCCGGCTGGGTTGGCCTACGGCCTCCCCGCCTCGGTGGGGATCCTGATGGTGATCACCGCCGCCCTTCTTGCGTCCTATCTGTGCACCCGAGCAAGAACCACGGCCGCGAACCGGCGGTCCGGCGACGTTGCAGCGACGCCCACTGACCTCGAGGCCGGCATCGACGAGGCGACCCTGACGAGCTACCCGAAGGTCACGTACTCGCAGGCTAAGCTGGAGGAGAAGGGCACCACCACCGCGGCGTGCTGCTCCATATGCCTGAGCGACTACGAGGACGCTGACGTGCTGCGACTGTTGCCGGACTGCGGGCACCTCTTCCACCTCGACTGCGTCGACCCGTGGCTGAGGGCGCACCGGTCGTGCCCCAACTGCCGCTCGTCGCCGGCCCCCAGCTCCATGCCCACGCCTCTCTCGGAGGTGGTGCCATTGGCACGGGCGAGACAGTCGCAGTGA